The genomic stretch TCCTCGTTTCTGGTGACTCACTGTGGGCTCGCACGCGTGTCACATAAGACGTGATGTCCTGGGTTTGAATCAGGCTCAGAGAGACTTTGTCATTATGTCATCCTTCTCTGAACTGTCTAATCCCCCTCTGAACTGTCTATAgggataaaaaataaaaaagcgaAATAATACAAATAAGAAACTGACGACGGAGCGGGCCAGCCAAGAAATGTGAAAGTCTTTTAATGCCTGACTGACTTCCCATTGTTACATGCACGAGGTGAGGTGTGCAGCAGGTGTATTAACCAAGTGCACTCACATTTAcaatattttggattttgttgGTATTGtacaactttaaaaaaaaaaacaacacacacacattatgtattAGACCAGCTGCACCATGTGAGGGATAGCATATTGTGTTGCCTTTGCAATTTCCCTGCAACTGATAAATAATTGAACTGAGTAAATGCTGTATTCACACAGGTGCTTGTGAGTAAAATTATGCCTTCATACACTGCAGCACTCTTATATTATTGTGCTTTGTGCCGCAGACTTCTGGGGAGTGTGAGTGTTGGCAAAAGGTAGGACTTATACGTTGCATAATTCACATTAAATACAATTATTTGAGCAAGCTGTCAGTGTTGACGATATGATGGTTGGCTGTTGTTGAcattgatttcatttatttacagaaTAACTTTACACAGGAACAGGCGCTGTGTCATATGTGTATGACTCAGATAAAATCTCAGCATTTGTCTCTGGAATTGGTATACAAAAGGGTTATAGAGTCTACTATGTATAAATCAATAATTCATGCCACAGGATGAATTACCCAAGACCCTGAAAATGTTAAACATCTAAGTGACTTTCAGAAAGGAGGAAGCATCTTCTCAGAGTACACAAAAACAGTTCCGgtgcattttatttatgaacGAGAATTCAGCGGTCAAAGGTTTCACttcctcacagcctctctcGACTTGCCTCGTCTTGTTAAAAATGCATATAAATGGAGAAGTACAAATGGAAACTACGTCTTCCACTAAACACTCATTTCAGTCAGTGACCCTCATGCACACAGTACACACCTGCAAACACCAGTACGAAAAAGGTAACTGTTTATTGATCTAAAGAAATCACACAAATATGACAAACTTACAGAACACTCCTGATGCTGGAAAATGGGACAGACAATAACTACAGGAACACCTTGCAATATAATGCAATTcaataaaatgccaaaaaaaattaGTCTCAACAAGAGATGAATCAATGCAGTTCTTACATAACCTTCAGAAAaagtgaacaaaacaaacactttttgtttgttattgtattgtattgcatTACTGTGTGTGAGTTTCCACTGATTTTGTCCACCTCCTGAATATCAGCTATCCGTCTCTGAGCTGATTCTGTTCTCACTGGACTACAGTGGGGACTTTTCTGAGCGACACGGACCCGTAGATGTTCAGGTCTGTGTCCTTGATGAggcactgacaaacactgacgtCCATGGCAGCTTCTCATTTTTGCCAGAGAAGTCACAAAGGCAACACTTTGCTGTGCGTGTTGACGCGACTGCCGAAGGAAGTCAGCCGGCTCCTCCTGCTCAAGGGGTGCATGTTGATGCTGACGCTGGTGGCCACGTGGGGAATGTAGTGGCCGCAGGACAGCAACTCCAGAGCGGCATCACGGAACTGATGGGCGTAAAAACACGGTAACATATGAGCATCATATTCAAACATGGTTTTCTTGTGCTTCCTTTGTGCACACTCAGTCTTTGCATCTCAGTTTTACCGCAGATACACACTTTAGCCTTTGCTCACCTGCTTGTTGGAAAGGAAGTAGATGATGGGGTTATAGACGGGGCTGGTCTTGGCAAAGTACATGGGCATGGTGGCAAGAAGCGGAGGGATGTAGAGCTCTGGATCCATAACTATCACCACTGACAACGTTGTGTAGGGCAGccagcaaacaaaaaaagctaTGATCATGGCCAGGACCATGTTGACAGCATGATCATTCTCCTTTTGGCTGGAACGCCCACCCTGGAGCTCCACACTCCTGTTCAGCTACGAGCAGAAAGCAAATTCGACACCCATTAAAAGCTAGTGACTTGTTTTAGCCTGTAGGTGGTAAATTGCAACCAGATGAGAATAGAGGTATATTTAAATCTGGCTCTAATGGTGTAAAAGTGTAATAAATATGCAGAAGCCATCCGGAGCCCACCTTATTCATGGATGTGAGCACTTTGCAGTAGCAGTAGATGATGACTATAACAGGGAAAATGAAGCAGAGGAGTGTGTAGAAGATGAGATAGCTGTAGTTGCTCCATGATCTCTCCTCCCAGGCCAGAGAGCAGGAGGTCTGGACTCCCTCAGGTCCGTAGGAGCTCCAGCCAAATAGCGGAGTCACAGCCCAAAACAAGCAGAAGGTCCAGACGAAAAGTAGCCCGATGATGCTTCTCCGCATGCTCAACTTTAGACTAGCTCTTGGCTTACACACCACGTTGTACCGCTCATAGGCAAGCAGGGTCAGAGTGCAGAGAGACACCAGACCTTGAACAGATgaattacaaaaaaacaaaatcttagCTCAAGGTCCACAGAGTTTTTCTGCAAGTCTGTAACTGCATCTCATGGTCTGTCTGTGGGAAtgcagtttgctcagttgtcacaGAGAATCTCCAACATCTCCAtcacaactgagcaaactccatcagGACTATGAGATGTTGTTTAAAACAATGGAAAAGGCTAAAGTGTACCTTGAATTACAGAACTACAACAAACttcatattttttaagaaaGGAGCTTGACATTTGCAAGATCCGATAAAAGTGGAAAGGCAATTTCAAAAAGCATGACACAAAGGCAGACAACataaacatttcactttctgAGATTAGCTGAAATGAAGCAATATTGCAGAGGAGGATGGATATTTTAGCCTTACAATTTTTTCTTATTGTGTTTTACAACAATACACCTCCaggcacagaaaaaaagaaaattgatcTGAGAAGTCTGTATAACAAAAACTGCTCTCACCACTCCACTTACCAAAATAGTTGACTGCAAATCCTTGAAACACGCAGGCCGCGTGGCCGATAAAGAAAGAGCCTTGGTAGTTGGTGATGGTGACGACCAGGGAGCCGCAGAGGCCAATCATGAGGTCAGACACAGCGAGGCTGAGGATAAAAACGTTCATAGGCTGGAGGAGAGACGGATTCCTCACCATCACGATTATGACCAGACCGTTGTTAAAAACTGATAACACTGTGTTGATGAACATGAGGAAGGAGAGTATACTGTAGCCCAGCCGAGGGAAGATGGTGGGCACCACGGTCGCCACCTCGgcctggatggatggagggtGAGGGCCGGAGCTCCACAGTGTGCTGTTGCTGTCCATGGTGCCTAAATGAAGTCCAGCCTTGGTGAAACAACTGTGAGGCTGAACCCGCAAACACTCTGCTCAGCTCAGGACACAGCGTCATCGATCTTATCATTTCTGATCCCCGTTAAACCACTCAGCTTCTCTTACTCTCCAGGATGTCAGATTGTGCACCTGTCTGATGGAGAAAGCCCCAAATGCAATATGGGAAATTGGTCCGTAACACGATTTGGAGGGATTAATCCCAATAAACCCACTGCTATAATGGTAATTGGAAAGTTGAGGGATATTAAGGAGGAATGAATTAGCCCTCAAAATTAATTTCAAATTATTAAATATTTCTTCCTCTTGCCGTTTGTACAGCTAATAGTGAAGGGAAAAGGAGCATAGTACACAAATGGACCACAGGTTTAATAATTCATTCTCAGTCTTGCTAATTAAATCTGATTAATTATCCAACCACAAGTTGCTTTAAATTCAAGACATAAACACTCAGCAAGGTCATTAAGCCAGCTCCATTTTAATAAATACtagaataaaaatacacatcatCGATACACATTTAAACTACAGAGCCACTAATGAACCATGAGGTCTTGGTTCTGGCCACTGGTACTTAATAATTCCCTTTTTCCAAATAAATCTAAAGATTCCAGCTTACATATCAAATATaatctcctccagctctcatTCCAGCACgtgtgaaaacatttcacacattttctgcaAAAGTGTCAAACCCACGAATCCCACTGCTGCCATCACAGATCAAACAGCAACACTCAGGCTAAATATAGCAATGATGCTCTATTTTTTCCTGACAAATATTAACATGTCTAACTGCTAAAATGAGACATATACAGGCTGTGCTATGCGGAAATGTTTAAACCAATCAAACACAAGGATCTCAGAACACAAGTGTGCAATGTGTATCACAATGTGCAgctcaaaaatgaaatgaactgagATGCTGGCTGGCAAAATCTGAAAAGCATGATTACCATAAATTATATTAGGCCATtacaaaaatatatacattacAGCGATGTGAAAAAGAGATTAAGGCAGCAGCGTTTGTGATGTAAATGTTACCTCTGAGTATTTGCATTtcacttttgtacttttacagacgcaaaggataaaaaaaagcaaagatccACAGCATGTACATGAGATCTGTGATACACTTTGCGTGACTGCCCCCTATTGTTTACACTGAGTAACTGCACCATTTTTGCATAATCTCActacccctcctctctctcacacacactaggacacacacacgtacagacacacacgcacaaacctAAAACAATCAGTGCATTTGATGTTCCAAACTCTGCGtgaggaaaatgtaaaatacaatgCGTCCATGTTTAAAATGAAGACGTCAAAATACTTATTCTGTCATGTATTATTTGGCTCAAAAAGCACTAAATCCATCCCTCTTATCTGAGAGGACGTAACTGACTAGTTTAAAGCTTAATAAACATCAAGAGTTTGTTACTAATTATGCACATCTTAAATTGCGGCATGCATCTTCTAAAAAGCCGTCTCAGAACTTAAAATGTAAGCAGTGGAGATCATCCAATCTTTATTCTGAACTCTGTCTTCCCGTCTCGCTAATCAGAATTGGTCCCGTGCAGCCGTGAAGAGATGTTGATACCAGTCGGACTGTGTTCGGGCCAGAAGGGGGACTCGTGTTGCAGCGGCGTGCGGCGAGGGAAAAAGGTGTGCTTGAGGTTGTAGTTGAGCAGGCAGCTGATGGAGGCCATGTAGATGTCAGCAAAGCGCGACAGGCGGCGTGAGAAGTAGGTGGGGTTGTGGTACGTCCGGAAGAGACTCCCGAACTGACTGTTGAAGATGTCCTTCGTCTGCGCCCTGCCGTGAAAACGCAGTTAAACCGTTAAGACGAGGTTAGATCACTTCTGCAAGATCTCAGTAAGTGATCAAAAGTTGTCATTACCTCATGGCTTCTCTTTCCCTGATCCACTCCTCCACAACAGCTTGAGAGGCTGCATCCCTGTGGACCTGTTtgggagcagagagcagaagcTGAGCACAAGAATTTGAGGATGGAGGCAAAAagcaaaagacagacaaagatttTTAGAAAGTCCGCTGACCTGCATCTGCTCGATAAGTCCAGTCAGTGCCT from Chaetodon auriga isolate fChaAug3 chromosome 6, fChaAug3.hap1, whole genome shotgun sequence encodes the following:
- the parietopsin gene encoding parietopsin, translating into MDSNSTLWSSGPHPPSIQAEVATVVPTIFPRLGYSILSFLMFINTVLSVFNNGLVIIVMVRNPSLLQPMNVFILSLAVSDLMIGLCGSLVVTITNYQGSFFIGHAACVFQGFAVNYFGLVSLCTLTLLAYERYNVVCKPRASLKLSMRRSIIGLLFVWTFCLFWAVTPLFGWSSYGPEGVQTSCSLAWEERSWSNYSYLIFYTLLCFIFPVIVIIYCYCKVLTSMNKLNRSVELQGGRSSQKENDHAVNMVLAMIIAFFVCWLPYTTLSVVIVMDPELYIPPLLATMPMYFAKTSPVYNPIIYFLSNKQFRDAALELLSCGHYIPHVATSVSINMHPLSRRSRLTSFGSRVNTHSKVLPL